Proteins encoded by one window of Pseudomonas coleopterorum:
- the suhB gene encoding inositol-phosphate phosphatase has product MQPMLNIALRAARSASELIFRSIERLDTIKVDEKDAKDYVSEVDRAAEQKIIDALRKAYPTHGIRGEETGFHAGSGEGEDYLWIIDPLDGTTNFLRGVPHFAVSIACKYRGRLEHAVVLDPVRQEEFTASRGRGAQLNGRRLRVSGRTSLDGALLGTGFPFRDNQMDNLDNYLGMFRSLVGQTAGIRRAGAASLDLAYVAAGRFDAFWESGLSEWDMAAGVLLIQEAGGLVSDFTGGHNFLENGHIVAGNTKCFKAVLTAIQPHLPASLKR; this is encoded by the coding sequence ATGCAGCCCATGCTGAATATCGCGCTGCGCGCCGCCCGCAGCGCCAGTGAATTGATCTTCCGCTCCATCGAGCGCCTGGATACCATCAAGGTCGACGAGAAAGATGCCAAGGATTACGTGTCCGAAGTCGATCGCGCTGCCGAACAGAAAATCATCGACGCCCTGCGCAAGGCCTACCCGACCCACGGCATCCGTGGCGAAGAGACCGGTTTCCATGCCGGCAGCGGTGAGGGCGAAGACTACCTCTGGATCATCGACCCACTGGACGGCACCACCAACTTCCTGCGCGGCGTACCGCACTTCGCCGTCAGCATCGCGTGCAAGTACCGTGGTCGTCTGGAACACGCCGTCGTGCTCGATCCGGTCCGCCAGGAAGAATTCACCGCCAGCCGTGGCCGTGGCGCCCAGCTCAATGGCCGTCGCCTGCGCGTCAGCGGTCGCACCAGCCTGGACGGCGCCCTGCTGGGCACCGGCTTCCCGTTCCGCGACAACCAGATGGACAACCTGGACAACTACCTGGGCATGTTCCGCAGCCTGGTCGGCCAGACCGCCGGCATTCGCCGCGCCGGCGCCGCCAGCCTGGATCTGGCCTACGTTGCCGCTGGCCGCTTCGATGCGTTCTGGGAGTCGGGCCTGTCGGAATGGGACATGGCCGCAGGCGTCCTGCTGATTCAGGAAGCGGGCGGCCTGGTGAGCGATTTCACCGGCGGTCACAACTTCCTGGAAAACGGCCACATCGTTGCCGGTAACACCAAGTGCTTCAAGGCAGTGCTGACCGCCATCCAGCCGCACCTGCCGGCCTCGCTCAAGCGCTGA
- the trmJ gene encoding tRNA (cytosine(32)/uridine(32)-2'-O)-methyltransferase TrmJ produces the protein MLDNIRVVLVNTSHPGNIGGAARAMKNMGLSRLVLVEPRDFPSPEADARASGASDVLENAQVVATLEEALVGCTVVLGTSARDRSLPWPLVDPRECGEKVIEEAGQGKEIALVFGREHAGLTNDELQRCHFHVHIPSNPEFSSLNLAAAVQVLGYEVRMAWLAGKRPAPTLDKTEELATSDEMERFYGHLQDTLVDIAFLDPDKPRHLMARLRRLFGRSAVNKSEMSILRGILTETQKVARGEPHKRKDQ, from the coding sequence GTGCTGGATAACATCCGAGTCGTCCTGGTCAATACCAGCCATCCCGGCAACATCGGTGGCGCGGCGCGCGCCATGAAAAACATGGGGTTGTCGCGGCTGGTGCTGGTCGAGCCCCGCGACTTCCCGTCGCCCGAAGCCGACGCCCGCGCATCGGGCGCCAGCGACGTGCTGGAAAACGCCCAGGTGGTCGCCACTCTGGAAGAGGCGTTGGTGGGCTGCACCGTGGTGCTGGGCACCAGTGCCCGCGACCGCAGCCTGCCGTGGCCGCTGGTAGATCCCCGGGAGTGTGGCGAGAAGGTCATCGAGGAGGCCGGGCAGGGCAAGGAGATCGCGCTGGTGTTCGGTCGCGAGCACGCTGGCTTGACCAACGATGAGCTGCAGCGCTGTCATTTCCATGTGCACATTCCGTCCAATCCGGAGTTCAGTTCGTTGAATCTGGCGGCAGCGGTGCAAGTGCTCGGGTATGAAGTGCGCATGGCCTGGCTGGCGGGCAAGCGTCCGGCGCCAACGCTGGACAAGACCGAGGAGCTGGCCACCAGCGACGAAATGGAGCGCTTCTATGGCCATCTGCAGGACACCCTGGTCGACATCGCCTTTCTCGACCCGGACAAGCCACGGCACCTGATGGCTCGCCTGCGCCGCCTGTTCGGGCGCAGCGCCGTGAACAAGTCGGAAATGAGTATTTTGCGCGGCATTCTCACCGAGACCCAGAAGGTCGCTCGGGGCGAGCCGCATAAGCGCAAGGATCAATAA
- a CDS encoding IscS subfamily cysteine desulfurase, with protein MKLPIYLDYSATTPVDPRVAQKMIECLQMDGNFGNPASRSHVFGWKAEEAVENARRQVADLVGADPREIVWTSGATESDNLAIKGVAHFYQTKGKHIITTKIEHKAVLDTTRQLEREGFDVTYLEPGTDGLVTPAMIEAAMRDDTILVSVIHVNNEIGVINDIAAIGELTRSRGVLFHVDAAQSTGKVEIDLSALKVDLMSFSAHKTYGPKGIGALYVSRKPRVRLEAAMHGGGHERGMRSGTLATHQIVGMGEAFRIAKETMASENLRIKALSDRFYQQVENLEELYVNGSLTARVPHNLNLSFNYVEGESLIMALKDLAVSSGSACTSASLEPSYVLRALGRNDELAHSSIRFTFGRFTTEEEVDYAAQKVCEAVTKLRALSPLWDMYKDGVDISKIEWAAH; from the coding sequence ATGAAGTTGCCGATTTACCTCGATTACTCCGCGACCACGCCAGTGGATCCTCGCGTTGCACAGAAGATGATCGAATGCCTGCAGATGGACGGGAACTTCGGTAACCCGGCTTCCCGTTCGCACGTGTTCGGCTGGAAGGCTGAAGAAGCCGTCGAGAACGCCCGTCGCCAAGTGGCCGACCTGGTCGGTGCCGACCCGCGCGAGATCGTCTGGACCAGCGGTGCCACCGAGTCCGACAACCTCGCGATCAAGGGTGTGGCGCACTTCTACCAGACCAAGGGCAAGCACATCATTACCACCAAGATCGAGCACAAGGCGGTCCTGGATACCACCCGCCAGCTCGAGCGTGAAGGTTTCGACGTCACCTATCTGGAGCCCGGCACCGACGGTCTGGTCACTCCGGCCATGATCGAAGCGGCCATGCGTGACGACACCATCCTGGTCTCGGTCATCCATGTGAACAACGAAATCGGCGTGATCAACGACATCGCTGCCATCGGTGAGCTGACTCGCTCGCGCGGCGTGCTGTTCCACGTCGATGCGGCCCAGTCCACCGGCAAGGTCGAGATCGACCTGTCGGCACTGAAGGTCGACCTGATGTCGTTCTCGGCGCACAAGACCTATGGTCCCAAGGGTATCGGCGCGCTGTACGTCAGCCGCAAGCCGCGTGTTCGCCTCGAAGCGGCCATGCACGGCGGCGGTCATGAGCGCGGCATGCGTTCGGGCACCCTGGCCACGCACCAGATCGTCGGCATGGGTGAAGCCTTCCGCATCGCCAAGGAAACCATGGCCAGCGAAAACCTGCGTATCAAGGCGCTGAGCGATCGCTTCTACCAGCAGGTCGAGAACCTCGAAGAGCTGTACGTCAACGGCAGCCTGACGGCCCGTGTGCCGCACAACCTGAACCTGTCCTTCAACTATGTCGAAGGCGAGTCGCTGATCATGGCCCTCAAGGACCTGGCAGTGTCGTCCGGTTCGGCGTGCACCTCGGCCTCGCTTGAGCCTTCGTATGTACTGCGCGCCCTGGGCCGCAACGACGAGTTGGCGCACAGCTCCATCCGTTTCACCTTCGGTCGCTTCACCACCGAAGAAGAAGTCGATTACGCCGCGCAGAAAGTCTGCGAGGCCGTCACCAAGCTGCGCGCTCTGTCGCCGCTGTGGGACATGTACAAAGACGGTGTCGATATCTCGAAGATCGAGTGGGCGGCGCACTAA
- a CDS encoding transporter substrate-binding domain-containing protein, translated as MKLPSLKARPVAMAVFGAILAASSLSASAFQQPGKIVAGSDMTFFPYEYMEKNKPAGFDIEFLDGLAKVMGMTAENIDTRFPNLISGLQAGRFDITNSSMYITADRMKVIDMVPYLKSGESILAVKGSAYQPKTPEEFCGHKIGSMGATSWLQQLQKLSAEYCVKNGLQPIAISEYGTDPQTTQAMLAHAVEAQITDAAVARGVVDKLGDRVVISSQTLIYPVLNGFGVKKGNDEVRNALIQGLEKYSKTPEYAALLDKYKFQAPTADDIAALMPKP; from the coding sequence ATGAAGTTGCCAAGCCTGAAAGCCCGCCCCGTCGCCATGGCCGTTTTCGGCGCCATCCTGGCTGCCAGTTCGTTGAGCGCTTCGGCGTTCCAGCAGCCCGGCAAGATCGTCGCCGGGTCCGACATGACGTTCTTCCCCTACGAGTACATGGAGAAGAACAAGCCTGCCGGCTTCGATATCGAGTTCCTCGACGGTCTCGCCAAGGTCATGGGCATGACTGCGGAAAACATCGACACCCGCTTTCCCAACCTGATCAGCGGGCTTCAGGCCGGACGGTTCGATATCACCAACTCGTCGATGTACATCACCGCCGACCGCATGAAGGTGATCGACATGGTCCCTTACCTGAAAAGCGGTGAGTCGATCCTCGCGGTCAAGGGCAGCGCCTATCAGCCCAAGACGCCGGAAGAGTTCTGCGGGCACAAGATCGGCTCCATGGGCGCCACCTCCTGGTTGCAGCAGTTGCAGAAGCTGTCCGCCGAGTATTGTGTGAAGAATGGTCTGCAGCCGATCGCCATCAGTGAGTACGGCACCGACCCGCAAACCACCCAGGCCATGCTCGCCCACGCGGTGGAAGCGCAGATCACCGACGCGGCGGTCGCTCGCGGGGTGGTCGACAAGCTGGGCGATCGCGTGGTGATTTCCTCGCAGACCCTGATCTACCCGGTGCTCAACGGCTTCGGTGTGAAGAAAGGCAATGACGAGGTCCGCAACGCGCTGATCCAGGGCCTGGAGAAGTACAGCAAGACCCCCGAATACGCGGCGCTGCTGGACAAGTACAAGTTCCAGGCGCCGACCGCCGATGACATCGCGGCCTTGATGCCCAAGCCCTGA
- the iscU gene encoding Fe-S cluster assembly scaffold IscU, translating to MAYSEKVIDHYENPRNVGKMDAEDADVGTGMVGAPACGDVMRLQIRVNEQGIIEDAKFKTYGCGSAIASSSLATEWMKGKTLDEAETIKNTQLAEELALPPVKIHCSVLAEDAIKAAVRDYKQKKGLL from the coding sequence ATGGCTTACAGTGAAAAGGTCATCGACCACTACGAAAACCCACGTAACGTGGGCAAGATGGACGCCGAAGATGCCGACGTCGGCACTGGCATGGTCGGCGCTCCGGCGTGCGGCGATGTGATGCGTCTGCAGATCCGCGTCAACGAGCAGGGCATCATCGAAGATGCCAAGTTCAAGACCTACGGCTGCGGTTCGGCCATCGCTTCCAGCTCCCTCGCCACCGAGTGGATGAAGGGCAAGACCCTGGACGAAGCCGAAACCATCAAGAATACCCAGCTGGCCGAAGAACTGGCGTTGCCGCCGGTGAAGATCCACTGCTCGGTGCTCGCCGAGGACGCCATCAAGGCGGCCGTGCGCGACTACAAGCAGAAGAAAGGTCTGCTCTGA
- a CDS encoding DUF1028 domain-containing protein, with translation MTFSIAARCAETGQLGIAISSSSIAVGARCPWLLAGVGAVSSQNITLPALGPQALAQLEQQVSPDQALQQVLDRDGFGAYRQIIAIDAQGRSAHASGGQTLGIHHARSGEQCVAAGNMLATTAVVDAVVEAFENASGHLAERLLHAMLAGLAAGGEAGPVHSAALKVVGELPWPIVDLRVDWAEHDPLGELQGLWQAYRPQMQDYIDRALNPAVAPGYGVPGDER, from the coding sequence ATGACCTTTTCCATCGCAGCGCGCTGCGCCGAAACCGGCCAGTTGGGCATCGCCATCAGCTCGTCGAGCATCGCCGTAGGCGCCCGCTGCCCGTGGCTTTTGGCCGGTGTGGGCGCGGTGTCGTCGCAGAACATCACGCTGCCAGCCCTCGGTCCGCAGGCGCTGGCGCAACTGGAACAACAGGTGTCGCCTGACCAGGCGTTGCAACAGGTGCTGGACCGCGACGGCTTCGGTGCGTATCGCCAGATCATCGCCATCGATGCGCAAGGCCGCAGCGCCCACGCCAGTGGCGGCCAGACCTTGGGCATTCATCACGCGCGCAGCGGTGAGCAGTGCGTGGCCGCCGGCAACATGCTGGCCACGACCGCCGTGGTCGACGCCGTGGTCGAGGCGTTCGAAAACGCCTCCGGGCATTTGGCCGAGCGTCTGCTGCACGCCATGCTCGCCGGCCTGGCCGCGGGCGGCGAAGCCGGACCGGTGCATTCGGCGGCGCTGAAGGTGGTGGGCGAGCTGCCGTGGCCCATTGTGGATCTGCGCGTTGACTGGGCCGAGCATGACCCCTTGGGCGAGTTGCAGGGATTGTGGCAGGCCTATCGACCGCAGATGCAGGACTACATCGACCGTGCCCTGAATCCGGCGGTAGCACCGGGCTATGGCGTGCCCGGAGACGAGCGATGA
- the cysE gene encoding serine O-acetyltransferase, whose product MFERLREDIQSVFHRDPAARNAFEVLTCYPGMHAIWLHRAAHALWKRELKWLARVVSNFGRWMTGIEIHPGATVGRRFFIDHGMGIVIGETAEIGDDVTIYQGVTLGGTSWNKGKRHPTLADGVVVGAGAKVLGPFTVGAGAKVGSNAVVTKEVPPGATVVGIPGKIIVKSDDQLDARRKAMAEKIGFDAYGVGGEDMPDPVARAIGQLLDHLHAVDGRLEGMCGALNRLGSDYCAKDLPPLRDEDFECVQGAERKAQS is encoded by the coding sequence ATGTTCGAACGTCTGCGGGAAGATATCCAGAGTGTTTTTCATCGCGATCCGGCCGCGCGCAATGCGTTCGAGGTGTTGACCTGCTACCCGGGCATGCACGCCATCTGGCTGCATCGAGCCGCCCATGCCTTGTGGAAGCGCGAGTTGAAGTGGCTGGCGCGGGTGGTGTCCAACTTCGGTCGCTGGATGACGGGCATCGAGATCCATCCCGGTGCGACGGTGGGGCGGCGCTTTTTCATCGACCACGGCATGGGCATCGTGATCGGCGAGACGGCCGAGATCGGTGACGACGTGACGATCTACCAGGGCGTGACCTTGGGCGGCACCAGCTGGAACAAGGGCAAGCGCCATCCGACCCTGGCCGATGGCGTGGTGGTGGGGGCGGGCGCCAAGGTGCTCGGGCCGTTCACGGTGGGTGCCGGGGCCAAGGTCGGCTCCAACGCGGTGGTGACCAAGGAAGTGCCGCCCGGCGCGACCGTGGTCGGGATACCCGGCAAGATCATCGTCAAAAGCGATGACCAGCTGGACGCACGGCGCAAGGCCATGGCCGAGAAGATCGGTTTCGATGCCTATGGCGTCGGCGGCGAAGACATGCCCGACCCGGTGGCGCGAGCCATCGGCCAGCTGCTCGATCATCTGCATGCGGTGGACGGGCGTCTGGAAGGGATGTGTGGCGCGCTGAACCGTCTGGGCAGTGACTACTGCGCCAAGGACCTGCCGCCCCTGCGCGACGAAGACTTCGAATGCGTGCAAGGCGCGGAGCGCAAGGCGCAGTCTTGA
- the argE gene encoding acetylornithine deacetylase, producing MSASRELLANLVAFDTTSRESNLALIEFVRDYLAEHGVSSELIYNEDGSKANLFASIGPADVPGIVLSGHTDVVPVDGQAWTYPAFQLSEADGKLYGRGTADMKGYIACVLAQVPALVQAPLRRPVHIALSYDEEVGCLGVRSLLEALRGKPVQPMLCVIGEPTELAPVLGHKGKLAMRCEVHGMACHSAHAPSGVNAIEYAARLIAELGRLGDALQAPAARNERFDPPFSTVQVGVIAGGTALNIVPQHCRFDFEVRSLPAEDPRQLTQALQRYAEHTLLPGMQAISGQSAIRFSELSSYPGLDVSHAGEAARLIARFSGSQAFSTVAFGTEGGLFDQAGIATVVCGPGSMAQGHKPDEFVSLAQLAGCDEMLGRILAFACEG from the coding sequence ATGAGCGCCAGCCGTGAGCTGCTGGCGAACTTGGTGGCCTTCGACACCACCAGCCGCGAATCCAACCTTGCCCTGATCGAGTTCGTTCGCGACTACCTGGCCGAGCACGGCGTGAGCAGCGAACTGATCTACAACGAGGACGGCAGCAAGGCCAATCTGTTCGCCAGCATCGGCCCGGCCGATGTGCCGGGCATCGTCCTGTCAGGTCATACCGACGTGGTGCCGGTGGACGGCCAGGCCTGGACGTATCCTGCGTTCCAGTTGAGCGAAGCGGACGGCAAGTTGTACGGCCGCGGCACGGCAGACATGAAAGGCTACATCGCCTGCGTACTGGCACAGGTGCCCGCGCTGGTGCAGGCGCCCCTGCGTCGGCCGGTGCACATCGCCTTGTCCTACGATGAGGAGGTCGGTTGCCTGGGCGTACGCTCGCTGCTCGAGGCCCTGCGGGGCAAGCCGGTGCAGCCGATGTTGTGCGTGATCGGCGAGCCGACCGAGCTGGCGCCGGTGCTCGGCCACAAGGGCAAACTGGCCATGCGCTGCGAGGTGCATGGCATGGCCTGCCATTCGGCCCATGCGCCGAGCGGGGTCAATGCCATCGAATACGCCGCGCGGCTGATTGCCGAACTGGGTCGGCTGGGCGACGCGCTGCAGGCACCGGCTGCCCGCAACGAGCGCTTCGATCCGCCGTTTTCCACGGTGCAGGTGGGAGTGATCGCTGGCGGTACCGCGCTCAACATCGTTCCGCAGCATTGCCGTTTCGATTTCGAGGTGCGCTCGCTGCCTGCCGAAGACCCGCGACAGTTGACCCAGGCCCTGCAGCGCTACGCCGAGCACACGCTGCTGCCGGGGATGCAGGCGATCAGTGGTCAGAGTGCAATTCGGTTCAGCGAGCTGTCGAGCTATCCGGGCCTGGACGTCAGCCATGCCGGCGAGGCCGCCCGCTTGATCGCGCGGTTCAGCGGTTCGCAGGCGTTTTCCACGGTGGCCTTCGGTACCGAAGGCGGGCTGTTCGATCAGGCAGGCATCGCCACCGTGGTGTGCGGGCCCGGGAGCATGGCGCAGGGGCACAAGCCCGATGAGTTCGTCAGCCTCGCGCAGCTGGCCGGATGCGACGAGATGCTGGGGCGAATACTGGCTTTCGCCTGCGAAGGTTGA
- a CDS encoding RidA family protein — MVTHTRIRMFNTKDTYPNQSLDNDLCQAVRAGNTVYVRGQVGTDFDGNLVGLGDPAAQAEQAMKNVKQLLEEAGSDLSHIVKTTTYIIDPRYREPVYHVVGRWLKGVFPISTGLVVSALGQPQWLMEIDVIAVIPD; from the coding sequence ATGGTCACCCATACCCGCATTCGCATGTTCAACACCAAGGACACCTACCCCAATCAGAGCCTGGACAATGATTTGTGCCAGGCGGTGCGCGCCGGCAATACCGTGTACGTGCGCGGTCAGGTGGGCACCGATTTCGACGGCAACCTGGTCGGCCTGGGCGACCCTGCGGCGCAGGCCGAGCAGGCCATGAAAAACGTCAAGCAGTTGCTGGAGGAGGCGGGCAGTGACTTGTCGCACATCGTCAAGACCACCACCTACATCATCGATCCGCGTTATCGCGAGCCGGTCTATCACGTGGTTGGCCGCTGGCTCAAAGGTGTCTTTCCGATCTCCACGGGCCTGGTGGTCTCGGCCCTGGGTCAGCCGCAGTGGCTGATGGAAATCGACGTGATCGCCGTCATTCCGGACTGA
- a CDS encoding flavin-containing monooxygenase, which yields MNQQITEIDTLVVGAGQAGVAMSEHLSRLGIPHLVLERHRIAEAWRSGRWDSLVANGPAWHDRFPGLEFDMDPDGFAGKEQVADYFEAYARKFDAPIKTGVEVRRVTRNVGRAGFTVETSDGTYCVNHLVSATGPFQKPVIPAIAPTDSTLHQIHSAHYFNPEQLPAGAVLVVGAGSSGVQIAEELLRAGRKVYLSVGPHDRPPRAYRGRDFCWWLGVLGLWDSETVQAGREHVTIAVSGARGGHTVDFRRLAQAGMVLVGLTERFADGKVSFAQDLNDNLDRGDENYLALLDAADAYAERNGLDLPLEPTARERVADAACIAQPLQALDLTEAGVSTIIWATGYSQDYSWLQVDAFHANGKPRHQRGVSSEQGVYFVGLPWLSRRGSAFIWGVWHDAKHVADQIATQRKYRAYDESRTAARTPAPLRANA from the coding sequence ATGAACCAACAGATCACCGAAATAGACACCCTGGTCGTAGGCGCCGGCCAGGCCGGCGTGGCCATGAGCGAGCACCTGAGCCGTCTGGGTATCCCTCACTTGGTGCTAGAGCGGCATCGCATCGCCGAAGCCTGGCGCTCCGGCCGCTGGGACTCGCTGGTGGCCAACGGCCCGGCCTGGCACGATCGGTTTCCTGGCCTTGAATTCGATATGGACCCCGATGGCTTTGCCGGCAAGGAGCAGGTGGCCGACTATTTCGAGGCCTATGCCCGCAAGTTCGACGCGCCGATCAAGACCGGGGTCGAGGTCAGGCGTGTCACGCGCAATGTCGGCCGCGCCGGCTTCACCGTGGAAACCAGTGACGGCACCTATTGCGTCAACCACCTGGTATCGGCCACCGGGCCGTTTCAGAAGCCGGTGATCCCGGCCATCGCGCCCACGGATTCGACCCTCCACCAGATTCACTCGGCGCACTATTTCAATCCTGAACAATTGCCCGCAGGCGCGGTGCTGGTGGTCGGTGCCGGTTCCTCCGGGGTGCAGATCGCCGAGGAGCTGCTGCGTGCCGGGCGTAAGGTCTACCTCTCGGTGGGTCCCCACGATCGGCCGCCGCGCGCCTACCGTGGGCGCGACTTCTGCTGGTGGCTGGGGGTACTCGGGCTGTGGGACAGTGAAACGGTGCAGGCGGGTCGGGAGCACGTCACCATCGCCGTCAGCGGTGCCCGCGGCGGGCACACCGTGGACTTCCGGCGACTGGCTCAGGCGGGCATGGTGCTGGTGGGTCTGACCGAGCGCTTTGCCGACGGCAAGGTCAGCTTCGCCCAGGATCTGAACGACAATCTGGACCGAGGCGACGAGAACTACCTGGCGCTGCTCGATGCTGCCGACGCCTACGCCGAGCGCAACGGCCTGGACCTGCCCCTGGAGCCGACTGCCCGCGAACGCGTGGCCGACGCGGCGTGCATTGCCCAACCCCTGCAAGCGCTGGACCTGACCGAGGCGGGGGTGTCCACGATCATCTGGGCCACCGGCTATTCGCAGGACTACAGCTGGCTGCAGGTCGACGCCTTCCACGCCAACGGCAAGCCACGCCATCAGCGCGGTGTGAGCAGCGAGCAGGGCGTCTACTTCGTCGGCCTGCCTTGGCTGTCGCGGCGCGGGTCGGCCTTTATCTGGGGCGTCTGGCATGACGCCAAGCATGTCGCCGATCAGATCGCCACGCAGCGCAAGTACCGCGCCTATGACGAGTCCCGGACCGCTGCCCGGACACCCGCGCCGTTGCGCGCCAACGCTTGA
- the iscR gene encoding Fe-S cluster assembly transcriptional regulator IscR: MRLTTKGRYAVTAMLDLALHAQRGPVSLADISERQGISLSYLEQLFAKLRRGNLVSSVRGPGGGYQLSREMEGIQVAQVIDAVNESVDATKCQGLGDCHAGDTCLTHHLWCDLSQQIHEFLSGISLSDLVTRREVQEVAQRQDLRRCNSNGRMQRLDKIETSAVE; encoded by the coding sequence ATGCGACTGACAACGAAAGGCCGATACGCCGTCACTGCCATGCTCGACCTGGCATTGCACGCGCAGCGTGGTCCGGTCTCATTGGCCGACATCTCCGAGCGCCAGGGCATATCCCTGTCCTACCTGGAGCAACTGTTCGCCAAGCTGCGCCGGGGCAACCTGGTGTCCAGCGTGCGTGGTCCCGGCGGTGGTTATCAGCTGTCCCGCGAAATGGAAGGCATCCAGGTTGCACAGGTCATCGACGCGGTCAACGAATCGGTCGATGCCACCAAGTGCCAGGGGCTGGGTGATTGCCACGCCGGTGACACCTGCCTGACCCATCACCTGTGGTGTGACCTCAGCCAGCAGATTCACGAATTTTTGAGCGGTATCAGTCTGTCCGACCTTGTCACTCGTCGTGAGGTGCAAGAAGTCGCTCAGCGCCAGGATCTGCGTCGTTGCAACAGCAATGGCCGCATGCAGCGCCTGGACAAGATCGAAACGTCTGCCGTCGAATGA
- a CDS encoding class II aldolase and adducin N-terminal domain-containing protein, which yields MALSFEEQTRIDLAATFRIIAHLGMHEAVANHFSAAISADGKQFLLNPKWVHFSRLRASDLLLLDADDTEAAHRPDVDATAWSIHGQVHQRLPDARVVLHLHPVYTTAVACLAQPRILPVDQNTARYFNRVAVDELYGGMADTSAEGARLANLLQDKRRLLMGNHGVIVTAATVGEAFDDIWTLERACQILVTAWSTGQPLKLLADDVAEKTARDWEKITDFSQRHFEEMKHLMIQADPSLVD from the coding sequence ATGGCCCTGAGTTTCGAAGAACAGACGCGCATCGACCTGGCCGCAACGTTCCGCATCATCGCCCACCTGGGCATGCACGAGGCGGTCGCCAACCATTTCAGCGCTGCCATCAGCGCCGACGGCAAGCAGTTCCTGCTCAACCCCAAGTGGGTGCATTTCTCGCGGCTGCGGGCCAGTGATCTGTTGCTGCTCGATGCCGACGACACCGAAGCCGCGCATCGTCCGGACGTGGATGCCACGGCCTGGTCGATCCACGGCCAGGTTCACCAGCGCCTGCCCGATGCCCGGGTGGTGCTGCACCTGCACCCGGTCTACACCACGGCCGTAGCTTGCCTTGCGCAACCCAGGATTCTGCCGGTCGACCAGAACACGGCGCGTTATTTCAACCGCGTTGCGGTGGACGAACTCTACGGCGGCATGGCCGATACCAGTGCCGAGGGTGCCCGCCTGGCCAACCTGCTGCAGGACAAGCGCCGGCTGCTGATGGGCAACCACGGCGTCATCGTCACCGCCGCCACGGTGGGCGAAGCCTTCGATGACATCTGGACCTTGGAGCGAGCCTGCCAGATTCTGGTGACGGCCTGGTCGACCGGCCAGCCGCTCAAGCTGCTCGCCGATGACGTCGCGGAAAAGACCGCACGGGACTGGGAGAAGATCACCGATTTTTCCCAGCGCCATTTCGAAGAAATGAAGCACCTGATGATCCAGGCGGACCCTTCGCTGGTGGACTGA
- a CDS encoding phytanoyl-CoA dioxygenase family protein, with protein MIEQWQIDQFHQDGFLVVEDVLAAPEVAALQHDFDQWVQDSRSQAQAWGETLDGRARFDVESDHRADHPSLRRVASPTEISPAYRQTAFESRMAEIAGQLIGGSGTRFHHSKINSKLPHTATQVKWHQDFLFTPHSNDDLVTALLMVSEVTAQNGPLKVIPGSHKGPLWSHWHNERFTGAVADAVVDEHCQAPVACFGPPGSVCFMHTRLLHASSPNHTEDPRTLFISVYAAEDALPLADNPLPSEHAGRLVAGCESGLIRSTENHVRLPQKPKGASFFVQQAGTDLATA; from the coding sequence ATGATCGAGCAATGGCAGATAGACCAGTTTCACCAGGATGGCTTTCTGGTGGTCGAGGATGTGCTGGCGGCGCCTGAAGTGGCGGCGCTGCAGCATGACTTCGATCAATGGGTGCAGGACAGCCGCAGCCAGGCTCAGGCCTGGGGTGAAACCCTGGATGGTCGCGCACGTTTCGATGTGGAAAGCGATCACCGTGCCGACCATCCCTCCCTGCGCCGGGTAGCGTCGCCCACCGAGATTTCGCCGGCGTATCGCCAGACGGCGTTCGAATCGCGCATGGCCGAAATCGCCGGGCAGTTGATCGGCGGGAGCGGCACCCGTTTCCATCACAGCAAGATCAACTCCAAGCTGCCGCACACCGCGACCCAGGTGAAATGGCATCAGGATTTCCTCTTCACCCCGCACAGCAACGACGACCTGGTAACGGCGCTGTTGATGGTCAGCGAAGTGACCGCCCAGAACGGTCCGCTCAAGGTGATACCCGGTAGCCACAAAGGTCCGCTGTGGTCGCACTGGCACAACGAGCGTTTCACCGGCGCGGTGGCCGATGCCGTGGTCGATGAACACTGCCAGGCGCCGGTGGCCTGCTTCGGCCCGCCCGGCTCGGTGTGCTTCATGCACACCCGCCTGCTGCATGCCTCGAGCCCCAATCACACCGAAGATCCGCGGACGCTGTTCATCAGCGTGTACGCCGCCGAGGACGCTCTGCCACTGGCCGACAACCCGCTGCCCAGTGAGCACGCCGGGCGCCTGGTGGCCGGGTGCGAAAGCGGCTTGATCCGCAGCACCGAGAACCATGTGCGTCTGCCCCAGAAACCCAAGGGTGCATCGTTTTTCGTCCAGCAGGCCGGTACCGACCTGGCAACAGCCTGA